The Solenopsis invicta isolate M01_SB chromosome 1, UNIL_Sinv_3.0, whole genome shotgun sequence DNA segment CGCAGTAATATCTAAGTATCTCGAAATCGTTTCACTGAGGCAGCAACTTGGTAAAACGTCAGTATTCAGCGTTCATTATGGATCCTGGCTGGTATTTTGTGACGACTCACAGTTTTGTGGATTATGCATTTGAAGCGCTAAGTGGGGTGTGTGTACTGGAGAAGGTCCTGGTTGAGGCTGTTGCTCTTCTTGCATTTGTTGGATCACGGTAAAATCTGGATAACTGtgtgaaaaagagaaagagcaattgttaaaaattagtttatttaaaaaaaaattgtttctactATTTACAATTGAtgtacgattattattattaaattctcttGTGCAAATAAATATcctatatctataaaaaaacttatctataaattttaagttgtaattaaaatttgaaagttGTATGTATTTGTAACGCCATTATCATTACATTacttttttgtaacaattgtcactttttTGTCTGTAATAGCGACagtaattttattgttactttataaatatacatatagacCATGCATATGGACCATGTTGCAATTAACTAAATCACTAGAGAATCACTACTAAATTGATCAAATAATTGGccattctaaaaaatttataaaaattttgtaaaaaaaaaaataacgaattgttttttcttaaCGAAAtgcgttattttatatatttgtatattttaacgTTCTTAACTCTGATTGTATACGTCTTTCATTTCCAAAAGATTTAGATAAGCATTTTTGATATGATCAAAGGTGCGTAAGTGTATTCATACAGACAagatatattatacttataactTACTCCATAGATGCCCATGCTAAGCTTCTATTATTACGCCTCTTAATTCTTGAAGAAACTTGAAATGATTTGGTTGGATTGATATTGGTAGattgatatttaaatgtatgtTGATACTTTTCTGCTTCTTCCGCGCAATCTTCACTCGTATCTTCAACTTCCGGTTCTTCATCAGGACACAACTCGCATGCTCGCTCTAGTGTCTTTCTTGCGCTATTGCTACGTTCCAAAACATAGCCGTTTGCGGAATCATTGGACTGTGTTGGTGGTGACCAATTGTTATACGCGTGTGTATAAGGCGCCGTAGAAGCATATGGTCTCTGCGAAAAcgatttattgaatatttctaaTCGTTCTAATATTGAATGGCTTAACgctcaatttttattacatacttTGTCAAGTTCGTCATGGAGCCAATCTATAGCGTGACTCCATTTTCTTTTCAACTCTGGACTGTGATGCAAAAGCTGATGCGCCGGTCTGCATTTACTAAAGAGCTGCACCATGCATTTGATACACTGATAAGCCCTTTTCTGATAATGGTTTTTACTTCTTTGTATCGTTTCAAATAAACCTTCTCTTTCATCAGGAACTCCTATAGTTgtaatcatatattatatattatacaatacgaATGATTAATGTGAAAGAGTACGTTGTTGCACAACTTACCCTTAAGTGCATTATGCACGCGATGTGTCTGCCATGAATCCTCCATCAGTAGTATCGCAAGCAGCAAATCTGTATGATGCCTCAACTCATGGGTGTAAGCAAATCCTATTTGCCACAACAGCTCACTAAGTACTGTTCGCGACAAATGTGGATTTTCCCAACAACAGTATTGCAATAGTTTAACCGTATCTTCAGTCACATTAGCGTCCtcgatcaattttttaatataactattccaacaaacaaaataaatattaaacattatatgaGAATTTCATGTTACATCTCCGAGATTTAAAACTTGTGCTAATTCTTACCTAGtacggataaataatatttccgcTGCTGAAGATTGAATGGGCATAAGATAATCTGGTTGACACGCGGGATCTCCATACGGATTTGGTAAGGGTTCCGCACGAGGCGTCTGACTCGAGTGTACTTTCGATGATACATCGCAACATCGTATTAACATGCTAACTACCTGGTGAAGCTTAGTCAGTTCCGGATACTGATATTTGATGGTAGGACCTGGGCCTTCATCGATGGCGACTAACATAAACGTAACTGGTACATTTAgctacaaataatatttataaattgttaaaatcgGACATGTTTTATTTCTAGCGTGAAAtgtgataatattaatatttaattatttattaccttAAGCAGTTGCGCCTTTTCGGCAAGACCAAGCGAAGCATATgcatgaaagagagaaaagtaaTGGGGAAGATGACGCCCGTGATCCGAAATTTCTCGGTGCAGCAGCGACAGTACAGCGTGTAACAGGTGATCGCTAAGAGTCGCTACTGGATCTAAGAGTATACctaaaaatattcacaaattaaaaaaaaacaaagattattaaatgtatattattttaattgcgtATCATTGAATTCTTGCAAGTATCTTAGTACTCACTTGGTGCATTTAAACTGGGCGGAGCGCATGGACCATCTTGCAAAGAAACATGTGCAAGAAATaccaaaattttaagaaaagcagTGCGCACCTCCGTACTAGGGCAACTTAAGAGGTATTCGCAAAATCTACggataacaaattattattatttaatataaattattactcaATATTAAAACGCAAGTATTTCTTAACACATTAcacatttagaaaattttaatacctATGTGGATGATTGAATAAAACTTCATTTGCGAACCAAGATCGCACTGCTTTACTGCTACGCAAATGATGACAGACAATGTCATACCAGTCCGTTGCCGTGCCACGCAATGTTTTCTTGGTGTGAAAACCGgtgtaaaaaagaaatcttgATGCCAACTGAACCGAGAGCATCGCAAGTTCTTCCGCTTCCGGGCTCTAAAATATAATTGCGATCATTAAGCAAAGCTCTGTTGAAAATATGTATCTTACACGTATGGCGGACTTACGAGTTTCTCATTGAGATTTTGACGGTTAACATTATGAGGATTACAGGACACCAATTTCTTAATGAATTGGAAGTATTCGGCACTAAATTGATTTCGGTTgtgcataaattttatattttgttttcgtACACTGTACTCAATCGCTGATGGCATTTTCATAACTCCTAGTTTCGTATCTAAAGAATACGACCGATAATGAGACGATACATTCGAAAATTGAGATTGATCTCGTGCAAAATTATATAGCGATACTTACACAATGACAGTTCATTTACACTCTTCATTAGAGAATTTTCTTCTACATCTAGTcttgtataaaataacatatatgcATTCCACCATCGCTTCTGTTTGCGGTAACTCATCCGCTTGAGCATATGATCGAATACTTCCCCTAAATAATCACCACCAAAGCATTGAGACTTcatctcttcctcctcctccatTTTGCATTCCGTTACATCACCGTCATCGAACTTATACCACTTTGCCGTACCATCATTCAGcctacaaaatttaataaatattaataaaagcaatttaatttgtCAGTTAAAAGTATTTCATACGTTTAAAATACCTGTGCAGGATGTAGGAATAGTAATGACCACCGCTAGCCTGGCCACTATGAACGACAATACCAGTTAATTGATATTTCGTGCATGTTCCTTTTACAGATTCCTCATAATCACAGTCTATAACTTCTCCTTCCAATTTCGCTAAACCGGAGACAGTGTAAGGTTCCATATCAAGATCTCGTGGAAATTCAAAGTAGTCGTTGAACTTTATAGCACATACACGCTCGAAGTCATACTCAAATCTTTTCAATTGAATTGCTAAAATAGGCGGCAGCTTTTTTACGCACAATCTCTTTACTGTTACGACCTGAACATAAAAGAGACATATAAAAACTTTGATCAGACGAAATTCTgcttaatttatgtaaaatatataaaggcaaaataaaattgctaacAAATTACGTTGttcaacaaatttaaactttttcttaaatcacaaaccagacaaaaaaataaattatttggaaaattgcatattttttgaGCTATTTTAGctcaaaagtataaaaaaaataccattttcagcacttataaattcaattttctcaAAACTTGTAACGTGATAAAGCAATTTCATTAATGGATTCATTTTCAGCaacaaaaaatctataaaacatCTGAATATATCTGATTCATAATCTAAAATCTGTGCCGGAcaatgttattttcattatctcgtttgaaacaattattttcattataataaaaatttcttatacatttaaaagatatattattgtaatcGCACCTTTTTGTTGCATTTATCACAATGATAGGCATCTGCACCCTCCAGCAGTTCTCCCTTCACGTATTGCTCAAGAGAATCCAATAAATTACTGTGATTCCGTATGTCCACACTTATCACGCTGAATGGCTCCTCTTTGGAATATCTGAAAGTAATGTAACGTGATATTACAGTCTACCGAAAAAAGTAGAACATAAGAACTAAAAAGGTACCTATGAGGGCAACCTTTGCAGATTTTTTGGTCGCTATATGAGCCACCAAGAATCTTGCCCATTATCTGCTCATGTCCTAAGGCTTTTAATGCCTCGTCTAAGCTCTCTACCAGACTCATGAAGAATTCTACTGCATCTTGTTGCTCTCTAAGATTTACAGGTTCTCCTTGAAGCCTAtgaaaatcgaaatttttcattaatgatATAAAACGCAGAatataatacagttttattaaCAAGATTGTAAAATTTCTGTCATAAACAAatcattactttaaataaaattatatttattcttactTAAAATGCTTCCATAGTCCTCTAGgtatgtaatattgtaatttactGTAAGCCAGATGACCAAATATTGCTTGTACTTGTTTCAGAATGCCGATGTTGTATTCTTTCCTGGATTCATCGGCACCGCACTTTTCTTCGTTTGTGTCATTGTCATTCGTTTCGATTGTCTGCTCTCCTTCTATCCTCTCTTCGCCCGAAAAATCCTCATTCAGATCCGTCGCCGCGCCTTCTGCCGCCAAAAGCCCGACTCTAATGCTTTCCACCATGTATAATTGCTGTAATACTGAATTCATATAGCAGGTTGCCCCTGCATTCTTCAAGCCTACGAAGCCTTTAAGTGGCCTAAGCCCCACAGGCGGTAAATAATCCCACTCTACTAATGGTTCGTCCTTTTCAGAGTAGAACATGTCGGTGAGCATTGTGACTAGAAGTTTCATGTTGGATACACAGCCTACGCAAAGACCTACGAGCAAGTCGAACGCAGCGCTGGTCGATTGAGGAGTGGTACACACCGGGCATGCTTGCGAAGCGCTGAGTTCGCCGGTACTACGAAGCTGCAGCATGAGGCGAGATGCGGGGAATACAAAGTCTTCAACCATTTCCTTGATCAAGTTAACCCCATGCTTCTCATCGGAACCGATTTCGTATTTCTCATTTGGTGGCAGAAAGGCCAACAGCTCCTTTGTTAGACCAAGATGACCTTCGAGCAAGGCTTCGTCCACTTGACTCTCTCCAGTCTCCTTCACGTTATCGCGAACTTTCTTTAACCAGGCTATTTCGACGTTTAACAGTGTCTCTGCGGTCGTAAGAGGGCAACCTGACATATGCGCGAAATTCAACAGTCGGCACAAAAGCTGAAAGTATTCGTGACTCTGTTTCGCATTCTCCATAACTGTACTGTTTAAAACGGTGAAGAGAAGCGTTATGGTGACTAATAGCGTTTGGTGTCCACCACTGCACCATGTCGatatgagaaaaaattgttcacCAGCGGCAACTCTAATAGCTCTTGACGTACTAAGCAGCACAAGGTCTATTAAGAAAGTATGCCATATTTTGTCCCTCGACAATGTTTCTAGTGCCGATGGATTCAAAACAAGGGCGATTGTCAATACTTCGAGTGCTTCCTTGCATACAAGGACATCGTTATTATCGGGATTTCTTTGTTCTTTTTGGTTAGTCTCATGCATCGAGTGAAGAGCCTCATTCGATGCATTAATGTTGTTCAGGTTACCCGTGGATGCGGCCCACGCTAATCTAATTATGGCACGTATAGTAGCCACATCCGGTAATTCCCATGAAAGGGCCTGCACAAAAAGTTGCCGACATCGATCAGCCTCGGGCCCGCCGGATAGCATTCGATGCGCCAGATGCTGTGCCAGTTTGGCTGCCACACTTCTCAGCATGTATTCGGTACTTTGATTCGGTACACTTTGAAGAGCCTGTTTCAACACCGTCACTCGACCGCGATTATTAATGTGGTTGTCGTGATTTTCCGAAGTTCCAGTTTGTTGAACTTCGTCCATCACGCATGCCATTACGTTACCCATCACTGTCAAGAGAAGTTTACATAGTCTCAATACAGTTAGATACGCAGACCGCTTCGTAGTTTCGTCCGCATTTggtaaaaacttatttttggtTAGCATATCGAGGATAACACCCGCTTCGCcactttttatgaaattatattgaaattcaaATGCTCTCTCCGACATAGGGTCGAGAGCCGGCATTAACAAAGTGTATAATACCTAAAAAATAAGAAGGCCATTAGCGATAGCGCACAAggataaaacttattaaaaacggctaaaatctatttaatatgcATTCACCTCTAAATTGTATAAAACTTGGCTAGGACTTGCAGTAAAAAATAGAGAATCTACTGACGTATTTTGCTCGTTACAATGATATTGAGAAGGGTTCTGTAAAGCTTCCTCGTCTTTGTAATGGCCAAATAGCCACTGTAATCTTGTTACAGTGAAGGTATCTGGCGGCACTAATTGCAAGAGATTTCGTGCACCATCACGCAATTGCGAATGCTGAAGAGTACAGCCAAGATCTgctaattgaaagaaaaatgtcgCATACTGCGATCTTTGCGACATCACCTAAAACGAAGTCACATGGTTAAAATAAACAAACACAAGACACAATacaattaacttaaataaactataaaatataaaaccaaataaaaattttatattaagttttatatttacacaaattttataaaaatattcactgaGAATCCCCGGATTTTccaaactttatttaaaatcccACATAacattagagaattttttaagtgtAGCTTTGA contains these protein-coding regions:
- the LOC105201213 gene encoding probable ubiquitin carboxyl-terminal hydrolase FAF-X yields the protein MTIATRGQGVGIDPPDSQQNTQMHSPPGPQQLADTMSGLQLTENVVQTECNNDAITTVEDSNQLHEEPEFPIFKLNMLHEKISSPRWVVPVLPEQELECLLQASIELCKKGIDVQSEACQRFFREGLTISFTKILTDDAVNSWKLNIHNCINTNCARLVELCVLKLDEDWFPLLDLLAMVFNPSNKFHTVNAIRVSETVPPGSDIPDEELYARPPSDSRAPRGWLVDLINRFGSLNGFEILLSRFQSGRNLTVPVIYALIRPFGLCYELLTVHTIVKYLMPIVEMVPLILNNLTDDELKKEAKNESKNDAISAIIKAAKCLVSRVPHQEEMIKNLEILRLKMILRLLQISSFNGKMNALNEVNKVISSVSYHQHRNTIAEEEEWLTAERMAKWIKDNGVLEIVLRDSLHQPQYVEKLEKILRFIIKERALTLEDLDAVWAAQAGKHEAIVKNVHDLLAKLAWDFSPEQLDHLFECFQTSWRTANKKQREKLLELIRRLAEDDKDGVMAHKVLTLFWTLAHSDEVPTEIMDQALNAHVKILDYSCSQERDAQKAIWVDKCVEELKNGDKWALPALKQIREICCLYEPNPNLGHSQRSHHLHYRQEVIERLQSEHSVVILVTNSLTNYMDKVRQLVKENPDIDANTFMPDGRYNHIVQVQERLNFLRFLLKDGQLWLCADQAEQIWQCLAEQGVFVSDREACFKWFSKLMGDEPDLDPAINKDFFQNNILQLDPTLLTESGIKCYERFFKAVNSKEGKLKLKRRTYLMDDVDLIGTDYLWRVVTNSPEEIANRGIELLKEVNTNLGPRLQSSVLAFHETYIAECMDRLKAHYDTVTVLSRVYLDGKEEREEQMTNKIKMEAIKMCRVMKVLQEYINECDTAFPGERKILPLHRAARGKHLSLVIRFASPGRNVDDIDIFTHSNDTLASLRRQILRRIKASGTNVKLDLFINGESLEQSDDRKLLSQIPLRDKMLLSAKLSQVNSNMPSSPDSSSDSSTSSPHHPYDGPNVEAENSLPGVVMSQRSQYATFFFQLADLGCTLQHSQLRDGARNLLQLVPPDTFTVTRLQWLFGHYKDEEALQNPSQYHCNEQNTSVDSLFFTASPSQVLYNLEVLYTLLMPALDPMSERAFEFQYNFIKSGEAGVILDMLTKNKFLPNADETTKRSAYLTVLRLCKLLLTVMGNVMACVMDEVQQTGTSENHDNHINNRGRVTVLKQALQSVPNQSTEYMLRSVAAKLAQHLAHRMLSGGPEADRCRQLFVQALSWELPDVATIRAIIRLAWAASTGNLNNINASNEALHSMHETNQKEQRNPDNNDVLVCKEALEVLTIALVLNPSALETLSRDKIWHTFLIDLVLLSTSRAIRVAAGEQFFLISTWCSGGHQTLLVTITLLFTVLNSTVMENAKQSHEYFQLLCRLLNFAHMSGCPLTTAETLLNVEIAWLKKVRDNVKETGESQVDEALLEGHLGLTKELLAFLPPNEKYEIGSDEKHGVNLIKEMVEDFVFPASRLMLQLRSTGELSASQACPVCTTPQSTSAAFDLLVGLCVGCVSNMKLLVTMLTDMFYSEKDEPLVEWDYLPPVGLRPLKGFVGLKNAGATCYMNSVLQQLYMVESIRVGLLAAEGAATDLNEDFSGEERIEGEQTIETNDNDTNEEKCGADESRKEYNIGILKQVQAIFGHLAYSKLQYYIPRGLWKHFKLQGEPVNLREQQDAVEFFMSLVESLDEALKALGHEQIMGKILGGSYSDQKICKGCPHRYSKEEPFSVISVDIRNHSNLLDSLEQYVKGELLEGADAYHCDKCNKKVVTVKRLCVKKLPPILAIQLKRFEYDFERVCAIKFNDYFEFPRDLDMEPYTVSGLAKLEGEVIDCDYEESVKGTCTKYQLTGIVVHSGQASGGHYYSYILHRLNDGTAKWYKFDDGDVTECKMEEEEEMKSQCFGGDYLGEVFDHMLKRMSYRKQKRWWNAYMLFYTRLDVEENSLMKSVNELSLYTKLGVMKMPSAIEYSVRKQNIKFMHNRNQFSAEYFQFIKKLVSCNPHNVNRQNLNEKLSPEAEELAMLSVQLASRFLFYTGFHTKKTLRGTATDWYDIVCHHLRSSKAVRSWFANEVLFNHPHRFCEYLLSCPSTEVRTAFLKILVFLAHVSLQDGPCAPPSLNAPSILLDPVATLSDHLLHAVLSLLHREISDHGRHLPHYFSLFHAYASLGLAEKAQLLKLNVPVTFMLVAIDEGPGPTIKYQYPELTKLHQVVSMLIRCCDVSSKVHSSQTPRAEPLPNPYGDPACQPDYLMPIQSSAAEILFIRTSYIKKLIEDANVTEDTVKLLQYCCWENPHLSRTVLSELLWQIGFAYTHELRHHTDLLLAILLMEDSWQTHRVHNALKGVPDEREGLFETIQRSKNHYQKRAYQCIKCMVQLFSKCRPAHQLLHHSPELKRKWSHAIDWLHDELDKRPYASTAPYTHAYNNWSPPTQSNDSANGYVLERSNSARKTLERACELCPDEEPEVEDTSEDCAEEAEKYQHTFKYQSTNINPTKSFQVSSRIKRRNNRSLAWASMDYPDFTVIQQMQEEQQPQPGPSPVHTPHLALQMHNPQNCESSQNTSQDP